In the Pseudoliparis swirei isolate HS2019 ecotype Mariana Trench chromosome 21, NWPU_hadal_v1, whole genome shotgun sequence genome, one interval contains:
- the LOC130212125 gene encoding uncharacterized protein LOC130212125 translates to MPGLLFLAALLCCVKDASGDGPVAIRAWAWVGEAVILPCRISVTGREDVPSLEWSKRNLTPNVCFLYRDGCETFEEKNPVFRFRTGLFMEELQDGNASLRLSDVRLTDAGTYECKRLLQGARWLVATVELFVGAVSEPKLSVVPGVAVTVQCDAGCWFPLPVVTIEDARGNAVAGAEESKNVTDSVSGCVSVTRRATVQTDKVVCRVHQSETNRTKLAEIYIPGAVSEPKLSVVPGVAVTVQCDAGCWSPLPVVTIEDARGNAVAGAQESKNVEDSVSGCVSVTRRATVQTDKVVCRVHQSETNRTRLAEIYIPEECTTSCIPMILLASFIAFLVPGPGCAYLLWKKYKAEGERKSLPTESSDRNSTSSHAEGQNPISQTDPVQNVIGELRIEVADKDETIQRLLEELRSKQSPVECQLGQLMYPSQDVSNPTNLTPEPLPRDVDPKPGAATDAIRPKSGNLSQNKDSKPNISIQMPAPGPPVQRGDDPDHLMHRSAASPAAVPALPAEGWSVRLLRSKSDSLSRSNAAKAKPKNKLSPWPTNRFNPLVDLTEEKERLLFQQLQKDKIDLGDGPVAIRAWVGEAVILPCRINVTGHEDVPSFEWSKRNLTPNISFVYRDGCETFEEKNPVFRFRTGLFMEELQDGNASLRLSDVRLTDAGTYECKRLLQGARRLVATVELFVGAVSEPKLSVVPSMAGTVQCDAGCWFPLPVVTIEDARGNAIAGAEESKHFEDSVSGCVSVTRRATVQTDKVVCRVHQSETNRTRLAEIYIPEECMTSCISKIFVASFIAFLVPSAGFAFLLWKKCKSEGEHKSLPTESSDGNSTSSHAEDQNPISQTDPIQNGIGELKSSLRDKVETIQRLREEFRSKQSPVECQLGQPMYPSQDVSNPTNLTPEPLPRDVDPKPGAATDAIRPKSGNLSQNKDSKPNISIQMPAPGPSVQRGDVPDHLMHSGAASPAAVPASLAAVPASPTATPALPAEGWSVRHSRRKYDSLPRSNAAKAKPKNNLSWPTNRFSPLEDLSEEEERLLSQQKQKE, encoded by the exons atgccTGGACTTCTCTTCCTGGCGGCTCTGCTCTGCTGTGTCAAAG ACGCCTCAGGGGACGGACCGGTGGCCATCAGGGCGTGGGCGTGGGTCGGGGAGGCGGTCATCCTCCCGTGCCGGATCAGCGTCACCGGCCGCGAAGACGTCCCGTCGTTGGAGTGGTCCAAACGCAACCTGACGCCCAACGTCTGCTTCCTGTACCGGGACGGCTGCGAGACCTTCGAGGAAAAGAATCCGGTCTTCCGCTTCCGGACCGGCCTCTtcatggaggagctgcaggacggGAACGCGTCGCTGAGGCTCTCCGACGTGCGGCTGACTGACGCCGGAACATACGAATGCAAGAGGCTCCTCCAGGGGGCGCGGTGGCTCGTCGCCACCGTAGAGCTCTTCGTCG GTGCCGTTTCGGAGCCCAAACTCTCGGTGGTTCCCGGCGTGGCGGTGACCGTGCAGTGTGACGCCGGCTGCTGGTTCCCGTTGCCCGTGGTTACCATTGAAGACGCTCGTGGAAACGCCGTCGCTGGCGCCGAAGAGTCGAAAAATGTTACGGATTCCGTGAGCGGGTGTGTCTCCGTCACGAGGAGAGCGACGGTGCAGACGGACAA GGTCGTCTGCAGAGTTCACCAGTCTGAGACGAACCGGACGAAGCTCGCGGAGATCTACATCCCAG GTGCCGTTTCGGAGCCCAAACTCTCGGTGGTTCCCGGCGTGGCGGTGACCGTGCAGTGTGACGCCGGCTGCTGGTCCCCGTTGCCCGTGGTTACCATTGAAGACGCTCGTGGAAACGCCGTCGCTGGCGCCCAAGAGTCGAAAAATGTTGAGGATTCCGTGAGCGGGTGTGTCTCCGTCACGAGGAGAGCGACGGTGCAGACGGACAA GGTCGTCTGCAGAGTTCACCAGTCTGAGACGAACCGGACGAGGCTCGCGGAGATCTACATCCCAG AGGAATGCACGACGTCCTGCATCCCAATGATCCTCCTTGCTTCTTTCATAGCATTCCTCGTTCCAGGTCCAGGATGTGCATACCTGTTATGGAAAAAATACAAAGCTG AAGGGGAACGTAAATCGCTTCCCACGGAATCATCAGACAGAAATTCGACGAGCAGCCATGCAGAAGGTCAAAACCCGATAAGCCAGACTGACCCCGTCCAAAATGTCATCGGTGAGCTTAGGATAGAAGTCGCTGACAAAGATGAGACCATCCAACGCCTACTTGAAGAACTCCGATCCAAGCAGAGTCCTGTTGAGTGCCAGCTCGGCCAGCTGATGTATCCCTCTCAAGACGTCTCGAACCCCACGAACCTCACCCCGGAACCGTTGCCCCGAGACGTCGATCCCAAACCTGGCGCCGCAACCGACGCCATCCGGCCCAAATCTGGCAACCTCTCCCAGAACAAAGATTCAAAACCCAACATCTCGATACAAATGCCAGCGCCCGGCCCCCCGGTTCAAAGGGGCGACGACCCTGACCATTTGATGCATCGCAGTGCAGCGTCGCCCGCCGCTGTTCCGGCGCTCCCTGCCGAGGGATGGTCTGTAAGACTCTTGAGGAGCAAGTCCGACTCTTTGTCTCGTTCAAACGCCGCCAAGGCCAAGCCTAAAAACAAACTTTCACCCTGGCCTACTAACCGCTTCAATCCTCTGGTAGATTtaacagaagaaaaagaacgtCTACTCTTTCAGCAACTGCAGAAAGA TAAGATTGATTTAG GGGACGGACCGGTGGCCATCAGGGCGTGGGTCGGGGAGGCGGTCATCCTCCCGTGCCGGATCAACGTCACCGGCCATGAAGACGTCCCGTCGTTTGAGTGGTCCAAACGCAACCTGACGCCCAACATCAGCTTCGTGTACCGGGACGGCTGCGAGACCTTCGAGGAAAAGAATCCAGTCTTCCGCTTCCGGACCGGCCTCTtcatggaggagctgcaggacggGAACGCGTCGCTGAGGCTCTCCGACGTGCGGCTGACCGACGCCGGAACATACGAATGCAAGAGGCTCCTCCAGGGGGCGCGGCGGCTCGTCGCCACCGTAGAGCTCTTCGTCG GTGCCGTTTCGGAGCCCAAACTCTCGGTGGTTCCCAGCATGGCGGGGACCGTGCAGTGTGACGCCGGCTGCTGGTTCCCGTTGCCCGTGGTTACCATTGAAGACGCTCGTGGAAACGCCATCGCTGGCGCCGAAGAGTCGAAACATTTTGAGGATTCCGTGAGCGGGTGTGTCTCCGTCACGAGGAGAGCGACGGTGCAGACGGACAA GGTCGTCTGCAGAGTTCACCAGTCTGAGACGAACCGGACGAGGCTCGCGGAGATCTACATCCCAG AGGAATGCATGACGTCCTGCATCTCAAAGATCTTTGTTGCTTCTTTCATAGCATTCCTCGTTCCAAGTGCAGGATTTGCATTCCTGTTATGGAAAAAATGCAAATCTG AAGGGGAACATAAATCGCTTCCCACGGAATCATCAGACGGAAATTCAACGAGCAGCCATGCAGAAGATCAAAACCCGATAAGCCAGACTGACCCCATCCAAAATGGCATCGGTGAGCTGAAGTCTAGCCTTCGAGACAAAGTTGAGACCATCCAACGCCTACGTGAAGAATTCCGATCCAAGCAGAGTCCTGTTGAGTGCCAGCTCGGCCAGCCGATGTATCCCTCTCAAGACGTCTCGAACCCCACGAACCTCACCCCGGAACCGTTGCCCCGAGACGTCGATCCCAAACCTGGCGCCGCAACCGACGCCATCCGGCCCAAATCTGGCAACCTCTCCCAGAACAAAGATTCAAAACCCAACATCTCGATACAAATGCCAGCGCCCGGCCCCTCGGTTCAAAGAGGCGACGTCCCTGACCATTTGATGCATAGCGGTGCAGCGTCGCCCGCCGCCGTTCCGGCGTCGCTCGCCGCCGTTCCGGCGTCGCCCACCGCTACTCCGGCGCTCCCTGCCGAGGGATGGTCTGTACGCCACTCGAGGAGAAAGTACGACTCTTTGCCTCGTTCAAACGCCGCCAAGGCCAAGCCTAAAAACAACCTCTCATGGCCGACTAACCGCTTCAGTCCTCTGGAAGATttatcagaagaagaagaacgtctACTCTCTCAGCAAAAGCAGAAAGAGTAG
- the LOC130212122 gene encoding uncharacterized protein LOC130212122, giving the protein MSCRMLLLLFISLLFILPSCVCGPFVVNVTQSSYQAEENHSVTLEWTFTTNTERPSDSPDVLCELLADIRPFNMLYVQDGVQNPKYQDEHFAGRVQWDQDLLRGGRVRLHVSRLRTSDSGRYLCGVLTSYGRNSETCRLNVSAVRDRPEPETNGPDGGRDSSGTESRPQPESLGWIGLYWEDVDSFLKQPGNETADSALRKLDEQYQKYKYMELNLSQKKLR; this is encoded by the exons ATGAGCTGcaggatgctgctgctgctcttcatctcgctgctcttcatcctccccTCCTGTGTCTGCG gACCCTTCGTAGTGAACGTGACACAGAGCTCCTATCAGGCAGAGGAGAACCACAGCGTCACACTGGAATggaccttcaccaccaacacTGAGCGCCCCTCTGACTCCCCGGATGTCCTCTGTGAACTGTTAGCTGATATCAGGCCCTTCAACATGTTGTATGTACAAGATGGAGTCCAGAACCCAAAGTATCAGGATGAACACTTTGCAGGACGAGTCCAGTGGGACCAAGACCTCCTCAGAGGAGGACGAGTCAGACTTCATGTGTCCAGACTCAGGACTTCTGACTCGGGTCGGTACTTATGTGGCGTGCTCACAAGTTATGGGAGGAACTCTGAGACGTGTCGGCTCAATGTCTCTG CAGTGAGAGATCGACCCGAACCCGAGACAAACGGACCAGATGGGGGAAGAGATTCCTCAGGGACAGAAAGTCGCCCACAGCCAGAGAGTCTGGGATGGATCGGCCTCTACTGG GAGGATGTCGACTCTTTTCTGAAGCAGCCGGGCAACGAGACGGCCGACTCGGCTCTGAGGAAGCTGGACGAGCAGTAccagaaatataaatacatggagCTCAACCTGTCCCAGAAGAAACTCAGGTAA
- the LOC130211528 gene encoding ankyrin repeat domain-containing protein 46-like codes for MSYVFINDSSQTTVPLLQACIDGDLPFAKRLLETGSATACDPNIRDNRGRTGLHLAAARGNVDICRLLHKFGADLLATDYQGNTALHLCGHVDTIQFLVSNGLKIDICNHNGSTPLVLAKRRGVNKDAIRLLEGLEEQEVKGFNRGPLSSKLETMQMADSESAMESHSLLNPNLQSSEGVLSSFRTTWQEFVEDLGFWRVLLLLVVIALLSLGIAYYVSGVLPFSTSQLELVH; via the exons ATGTCCTATGTCTTCATCAACGACTCGTCGCAGACCACCGTGCCGCTGCTGCAGGCCTGCATCGATGGAGACCTGCCGTTCGCCAAGCGGCTGCTGGAGACGGGCT ccgccactgcctgCGACCCCAACATCCGGGACAACCGGGGCCGCACCGGCCTGCACCTGGCCGCCGCGCGCGGCAACGTGGACATCTGCCGCCTGCTGCACAAGTTCGGGGCCGACCTGCTGGCGACGGACTACCAGGGGAACACGGCGCTGCACCTGTGCGGCCACGTGGACACGATCCAGTTCCTGGTCTCCAACGGGCTGAAGATCGATATCTG TAACCACAACGGCTCCACGCCGCTGGTGCTGGCCAAGAGACGCGGCGTCAACAAGGACGCCATCCGCCTGCTGGAGggcctggaggagcaggaggtgaagGGCTTCAACCGCGGACCCCTCTCCTCCAAGCTGGAGACCATGCAGATGGCCGACAGCGAGAG CGCGATGGAGAGCCACTCCTTGCTCAACCCCAACCTGCAGAGCAGCGAGGGCGTCCTCTCCAGCTTCCGCACCACCTGGCAGGAGTTCGTGGAGGACCTGGGCTTCTGgagggtgctgctgctgctggtggtcatCGCCCTGCTCTCCCTGGGCATCGCCTACTACGTCAGCGGGGTGCTGCCCTTCTCCACCAGCCAGCTGGAGCTGGTgcactga
- the LOC130212123 gene encoding uncharacterized protein LOC130212123 — MSCRMLLLLFIPLLFILPSCVCGPFVVNVTQSSYQAEENHSVTLEWTFTTNTERPSDSPDVLCVLVTDIRPFALLNVLKGVQIPEYQDEHFAGRVQWDQDLLRGGRVRLHVSRLRTSDSGRYLCDVLTSYGMNSGTCRLNVSAVRDRPEPETNGPDGGRDSSGTESRPQPESLGWIVLYWVLTAVLLVLLVLLFLLLSGLIRSPTHKRGVLCAAIKDLKFLKREPKRTDRPLPEGPPLEPVLSEEGLPSRSSVRDVSVREKF, encoded by the exons ATGAGCTGcaggatgctgctgctgctcttcatcccgctgctcttcatcctccccTCCTGTGTCTGCG gACCCTTCGTAGTGAACGTGACACAGAGCTCCTATCAGGCAGAGGAGAACCACAGCGTCACACTGGAATggaccttcaccaccaacacTGAGCGCCCCTCTGACTCCCCggatgtcctctgtgtactgGTAACTGATATCAGGCCCTTTGCCTTGTTGAATGTACTTAAAGGAGTCCAGATCCCAGAGTATCAGGATGAACACTTTGCAGGACGAGTCCAGTGGGACCAAGACCTCCTCAGAGGAGGACGAGTCAGACTTCATGTGTCCAGACTCAGGACTTCTGACTCGGGTCGGTACTTATGTGACGTGCTCACAAGTTATGGGATGAACTCTGGGACGTGTCGGCTCAATGTCTCTG CAGTGAGGGATCGACCCGAACCCGAGACAAACGGACCAGATGGGGGAAGAGATTCCTCAGGGACAGAAAGTCGCCCACAGCCAGAGAGTCTGGGATGGATCGTCCTCTACTGGGTACTGACGGCAgttcttctggttcttctggttcttctgtttcttctccTCAGTGGACTGATAAGAAGTCCAACTCATaagagaggagtcctctgtgCAGCCATCAAGGACCTGAAGTTCCTAAAGAGAGAACCCAAGAGGACTGACAGGCCTCTGCCTGAAGGACCCCCTTTAGAACCAGTCCTCAGTGAAGAGGGACTCCCTTCAAGATCCTCAGTCAGAGATGTTTCAGTGAGGGAGAAGTTTTAA
- the LOC130212126 gene encoding uncharacterized protein LOC130212126 codes for MGIAPLCLTLPPPPPLSGTLVLHPDRSQFFTYDSLTLSCGGGWTLRRNTSSHTSQTCGSDWGVSSREEARSSCAIEDAYPADGGVYWCRSDLGENGPGVNINVTEGDVILESPGLPVTEGDEVTLLCSSRGDEGGGDEPDPPAKFYKDGVLLGAPSAGSVTFRKVSESDRGFYACETSRGRSPRSWLAVTAAGAEPPAPVSAPRLACAALLVVLCIVMFVVCVNVHRNVAKARAESKKREREG; via the exons ATGGGCATCGCACCGCTCTGCCTGACGCT tcctcctcctcctcctctctcaggcaCGTTGGTGCTCCACCCCGACAGGTCCCAGTTCTTCACGTATGACTCCCTCACCCTGAGCTGTGGAGGCGGTTGGACCCTGAGGAGGAACACCTCCTCTCACACGTCTCAGACCTGCGGCTCCGACTGGGGCGTCTCCTCCCGGGAGGAGGCGCGCTCCTCCTGCGCCATCGAGGACGCGTACCCGGCGGACGGCGGCGTGTACTGGTGCCGGTCCGATCTGGGCGAGAACGGTCCCGGCGTCAACATCAACGTCACCG aAGGTGATGTCATCTTGGAGAGCCCCGGACTTCCCGTGACCGAAGGCGACGAAGTaacgctcctctgctcctccagaggagacgagggcggAGGAGACGAGCCGGATCCACCCGCTAAGTTCTACAAGGACGGCGTCCTCCTCGGCGCTCCGTCGGCGGGCAGCGTGACCTTCCGGAAGGTGTCCGAGTCCGACCGAGGGTTCTACGCCTGTGAAACCTCCAGAGGAAGGTCGCCACGGAGCTGGCTGGCTGTCACCG CAGCCGGAGCCGAGCCGCCTGCTCCGGTCTCGGCGCCCCGGCTGGCGTGCGCCGCCCTGCTGGTCGTCCTGTGCATCGTCATGTTCGTGGTCTGCGTGAACGTACACAGAAACGTGGCTAAAG ctcgAGCTGaatcaaagaaaagagagagagagggatga